A section of the Petrimonas sulfuriphila genome encodes:
- the istB gene encoding IS21-like element helper ATPase IstB — translation MKQIENMKQYAGILRLGYLSKNLQPMLHQASIDTPGYADFLENMLVKELEQRQLNDYRRRTKLARLPRAHELDEYDYKASSSIGIRQMTQLRELLWVDQLYNLVLMGPSGTGKTYLAGGLVNDAIKKGYRAYFTTMADLIGVLNRKEIISSAMSTYKRYTKAHLIAIDDIMMFPVQKSEAVALFNLINHLHEQCSIIITTNKSPSQWAETLDDEVLATAILDRLLYRCEVIRFEGNGYRMDNRKTFLEKE, via the coding sequence ATGAAGCAGATAGAAAACATGAAGCAATATGCCGGCATACTTCGTTTGGGATACCTGAGCAAAAACTTGCAGCCGATGCTTCACCAGGCGAGCATAGATACACCGGGATACGCGGACTTCCTGGAGAACATGCTTGTAAAAGAGCTGGAGCAGCGACAGCTGAATGATTACCGGCGCAGGACTAAACTGGCCCGTCTGCCACGTGCACACGAGCTTGACGAGTACGATTACAAGGCCTCGAGCAGCATCGGCATAAGGCAGATGACACAGCTCAGGGAGCTGCTCTGGGTCGATCAGCTATACAACCTGGTGCTGATGGGTCCAAGCGGTACGGGCAAAACATACCTGGCCGGGGGACTGGTCAATGATGCCATCAAGAAAGGTTATAGGGCCTATTTTACCACCATGGCTGACCTGATAGGCGTGCTCAACAGGAAAGAAATCATCTCATCGGCAATGAGCACCTACAAGCGATACACCAAGGCACACCTGATTGCCATAGATGACATCATGATGTTCCCGGTGCAAAAGAGTGAAGCGGTGGCTCTGTTCAATCTGATCAATCACCTGCATGAGCAGTGCTCGATCATCATCACCACTAACAAGTCACCCAGCCAGTGGGCGGAGACACTGGATGATGAAGTGTTAGCCACAGCCATCCTGGATCGACTGCTATATCGTTGCGAGGTGATCAGGTTCGAGGGAAACGGTTACCGTATGGACAACCGGAAAACTTTCCTTGAGAAAGAATAA
- the istA gene encoding IS21 family transposase — translation MKTQIHDLRKVRMWYEVKELSSNPGNSDSKIAKKLGVDRRTVSRYKKMSEEEFHEFSMKQRVYELVLSPYYPDVLSLLSIDNGLPAAVIEDRLKEKYADLPKVNSKTVYNFVQHVRRQEKIPVPEKIRQTEALEEFAYGSQAQVDFGTAQMRRLDGSRRRVYFFALVLSRSRYKYVFFQTTPFTGKTAVQAHEQAFKYIEGIPGKLLYDQDSVFLKSENLGDYLLADDFRRYRDERGISVEFCRKADPQSKGRVENVVGYVKNNFLRARTFHDIDRLNEEALSWLERKANGTKHATTKRLPHDVWLIEKEHLSFFRPSPAIPRDEIPTYTVRKDNTISYKGNFYRVPYGTYNGKGPEVLLKVKDGTLSLSNRQGILLAEHPVSLEKGKVIGSTTYRRDRNSRLEVFKQEVLSIWKGNNTLYLFIEEIHKYKPRYLRDNLKMIREVMGEYGEEIVGSALDYCLDNGLHNALYLKEAASHYRELKRREKKPLPVVSVLHDGVQTSQYDTDAYIPERSKINRYDQIMEL, via the coding sequence TAATCCGGGCAATTCGGACAGTAAAATTGCAAAAAAGTTGGGTGTTGATCGCAGAACTGTTTCCAGGTACAAGAAGATGAGTGAAGAAGAGTTTCATGAGTTTTCAATGAAACAACGTGTATACGAACTTGTTCTGTCGCCATATTACCCGGACGTTCTTTCCTTATTGAGTATAGACAATGGTTTGCCGGCGGCAGTGATAGAAGACCGGCTGAAGGAGAAATACGCCGACTTGCCGAAGGTGAACAGCAAGACTGTATACAACTTTGTCCAGCACGTGCGGCGTCAGGAGAAGATCCCTGTACCGGAGAAGATCCGCCAGACGGAAGCCCTGGAAGAGTTTGCATATGGCAGCCAGGCGCAGGTTGACTTCGGTACAGCACAGATGCGACGTTTGGACGGCAGTAGGCGCAGGGTTTATTTTTTTGCCCTTGTCCTGTCACGCAGTCGCTACAAATATGTGTTTTTCCAAACAACTCCCTTCACCGGGAAAACAGCCGTCCAGGCTCACGAGCAGGCCTTCAAGTATATAGAGGGTATCCCCGGGAAGCTTCTCTATGATCAGGACTCGGTGTTTCTGAAAAGTGAGAACCTTGGCGATTATCTCCTGGCTGATGATTTTCGTCGCTACAGGGATGAACGCGGTATCAGCGTTGAGTTCTGCCGCAAGGCCGATCCCCAGAGCAAAGGCCGGGTCGAGAACGTGGTAGGATACGTGAAAAACAACTTTCTTCGCGCGCGTACCTTTCACGATATAGATCGCCTCAACGAGGAAGCCCTGAGCTGGTTGGAGCGCAAGGCGAACGGCACCAAACATGCCACGACGAAGCGCCTGCCCCATGACGTGTGGTTGATTGAAAAGGAGCATCTCTCCTTTTTTCGCCCCTCACCGGCAATCCCCCGGGATGAGATTCCCACCTACACGGTGAGAAAAGATAACACAATCAGTTACAAGGGGAACTTCTACAGGGTCCCATATGGCACCTATAACGGGAAGGGACCGGAGGTATTACTCAAGGTCAAGGATGGCACCCTTTCGCTTTCCAACCGGCAAGGCATCCTTCTGGCCGAGCACCCCGTCAGTCTTGAAAAAGGCAAGGTAATCGGCAGCACAACTTATCGACGGGATCGGAACTCCAGGCTCGAGGTCTTCAAGCAGGAAGTCCTATCGATCTGGAAGGGCAACAACACTTTGTACCTGTTCATAGAGGAGATACACAAGTATAAGCCCCGTTATCTGAGAGACAATCTGAAAATGATAAGGGAGGTGATGGGCGAATATGGTGAGGAGATCGTTGGCAGCGCACTTGATTACTGCCTCGACAATGGGCTCCACAACGCCCTTTACCTGAAAGAAGCCGCATCACATTACCGGGAGTTAAAACGCCGGGAGAAGAAGCCCTTGCCTGTTGTAAGCGTGTTGCATGACGGTGTTCAAACAAGTCAGTATGACACGGATGCATACATCCCCGAGAGAAGCAAGATAAACCGGTACGATCAAATCATGGAGCTATGA